A genomic segment from Truepera sp. encodes:
- the leuD gene encoding 3-isopropylmalate dehydratase small subunit, with protein sequence MALTPVTEARGTAVALMANDIDTDRIIPARFLKAVTFDGLGDALFIDERYDEAGNSKHHPLDDPRHAGAAIIVTGDNFGCGSSREHAPQSIQRAGFRGIIAGSFAEIFFGNATTLGLVCAVVGEADRKEIAATVTADPKAEVVIDVDKQEVRVAGRTYAATIRETAREALLTGYWDPIGELLERVQGVKDLARGLGHAV encoded by the coding sequence GTGGCGCTCACACCGGTGACCGAGGCGCGCGGAACCGCCGTTGCCCTGATGGCCAACGACATCGACACGGACCGCATCATCCCGGCACGCTTCCTCAAGGCGGTGACCTTCGACGGCCTGGGCGACGCCCTCTTCATCGACGAGCGCTATGACGAGGCCGGTAACAGCAAGCACCATCCGCTCGACGACCCGCGCCACGCCGGCGCCGCGATCATCGTCACCGGCGACAACTTCGGCTGCGGTTCGAGCCGCGAGCACGCGCCGCAATCCATCCAGCGCGCTGGGTTCCGGGGCATCATCGCCGGCTCCTTCGCGGAGATCTTCTTCGGCAACGCGACCACCCTCGGCCTCGTCTGCGCCGTCGTGGGCGAAGCGGACCGCAAGGAGATCGCCGCCACCGTGACCGCCGACCCGAAGGCCGAGGTCGTGATCGACGTGGACAAGCAGGAAGTGCGCGTGGCGGGCCGGACGTACGCGGCGACGATCCGCGAGACGGCGCGCGAGGCCCTGCTGACCGGCTACTGGGACCCGATCGGCGAGCTATTGGAGCGCGTGCAAGGCGTGAAGGACCTCGCCCGCGGACTGGGGCACGCAGTATGA
- the leuB gene encoding 3-isopropylmalate dehydrogenase translates to MSFKIAVLPGDFIGPEVIDAALECLEALATEHGLGFEFERLPFGGSAIESHGEPLPQVTRAAAAKADAVLMGSAGGPVGDHPWNRLPREKRVESGILALRRHLQVFANLRPVRVFEGLERLSPLRAERARGTDLLIIRELTGGIYFGKPSSVEQDRGVSTMVYERYEVERIARVAFETARQRRGRVTNVDKANVLDVSQFWRDVVVSLHEREFSDVELDHLYVDNAAMQIVRDPRAFDVLVMGNLFGDILSDLAAVIPGSLGLLPSASLGGAVGLYEPVHGSAPDIAGRGLANPVGAILSAAMMLRYGLGQSAAADDLERAVQLALADDPTVDLGGTRTTAAFTAAVIEKVGAKAQA, encoded by the coding sequence ATGAGCTTCAAGATCGCGGTGTTGCCGGGCGACTTCATCGGGCCCGAGGTGATAGACGCGGCGCTCGAATGCCTGGAGGCCCTGGCGACCGAACACGGGCTCGGCTTCGAGTTCGAGCGCCTTCCGTTCGGTGGCAGCGCCATCGAAAGCCACGGTGAGCCGCTGCCGCAGGTCACTCGCGCCGCCGCCGCGAAAGCGGACGCGGTGCTCATGGGCTCGGCGGGTGGGCCCGTGGGCGATCACCCCTGGAACCGGCTGCCCCGCGAGAAGCGCGTGGAGTCCGGGATCCTCGCGCTGCGCCGTCACTTGCAGGTGTTCGCGAACCTGCGTCCCGTGCGCGTCTTCGAGGGCCTCGAGCGCCTCTCGCCCCTGCGCGCGGAGCGCGCCCGCGGCACCGACCTGTTGATCATCAGGGAGCTCACGGGAGGCATCTACTTCGGCAAGCCGTCGTCGGTGGAGCAAGACCGCGGCGTGAGCACCATGGTCTACGAGCGCTACGAGGTCGAGCGCATCGCCCGCGTGGCCTTCGAGACCGCCCGCCAGCGACGGGGCCGGGTGACCAACGTCGACAAGGCGAACGTCCTCGACGTCTCGCAGTTCTGGCGCGACGTGGTGGTGAGCCTTCACGAGCGCGAGTTCAGCGACGTGGAACTCGACCACCTGTACGTCGACAACGCGGCCATGCAGATCGTGCGCGACCCCCGGGCGTTCGACGTCTTGGTGATGGGCAACCTCTTCGGCGACATCCTGTCGGACCTCGCCGCCGTCATCCCCGGGTCGCTGGGGTTGCTGCCCTCCGCGAGCCTGGGCGGCGCAGTTGGCCTGTACGAGCCCGTGCACGGCAGCGCTCCCGACATAGCGGGCCGGGGCCTGGCGAACCCGGTGGGCGCCATCCTCTCGGCGGCGATGATGTTGCGCTACGGCCTGGGCCAGAGCGCGGCCGCAGACGACCTGGAGCGCGCGGTCCAACTCGCGTTGGCCGACGATCCGACGGTCGACCTGGGCGGAACCAGGACCACCGCCGCGTTCACGGCCGCCGTGATCGAGAAGGTGGGGGCGAAGGCGCAAGCTTGA
- the ilvD gene encoding dihydroxy-acid dehydratase produces MPTVKDPVKKRRRSAVVTEGDQRSPNRAMLRAVGFEDADFGKPIIGIANGHSTITPCNSGLGELSAAAEAAIKAAGGMPQMFGTITISDGISMGTEGMKCSLVSREVIADSIETVGRGQSMDGMLAVGGCDKNMPGALIALARLDVPSIFVYGGTIKPGHLNGEDLTIVSVFEAVGARAAGRMDLPTFQAVERAACPGPGSCGGMYTANTMSSAIEAMGMSLPNSSTMAAVDEEKRVSAAESGRALLKLIELELTPRRIMTREAFENAIRVIMAVGGSTNAVLHLLAIAHAMDVPLTIDDFERLRTTTPVLCDLKPSGHYVATDLHAVGGIPLVMKMLLEAGLLHGDCITCTGKTVAENLAGVSASPPAGQDVVHPFDRPLYPHGHLNVLRGNLAPEGAVAKTTGLSHTRISGPARVFESEEECLSAILGDEIRAGDVIVIRYEGPRGGPGMREMLAPTSAIIGRGLADSVGLITDGRFSGGTYGFVVGHVAPEAAVGGPIALVREGDIITIDSEHNLIQLEVDEAELARRRAAWVPPTPRYQRGVLAKYAKQVSSASLGAVTD; encoded by the coding sequence ATGCCAACAGTCAAAGATCCCGTGAAGAAGCGGCGCCGCAGCGCCGTGGTGACCGAAGGCGACCAGCGCTCACCCAACCGCGCCATGTTGCGGGCGGTCGGGTTCGAGGACGCCGACTTCGGCAAGCCGATCATCGGGATAGCCAACGGGCACAGCACCATCACGCCCTGCAACTCGGGCCTGGGTGAGCTCTCGGCCGCGGCCGAGGCCGCGATCAAGGCCGCGGGCGGCATGCCGCAGATGTTCGGCACCATCACCATCTCCGACGGCATCTCGATGGGCACGGAGGGCATGAAGTGCTCGCTCGTCTCCCGCGAGGTGATCGCCGACAGCATCGAGACGGTCGGCCGCGGCCAGAGCATGGACGGCATGTTGGCGGTGGGCGGCTGCGACAAGAACATGCCGGGCGCGCTGATCGCCCTGGCGCGCCTCGACGTGCCGAGCATCTTCGTCTACGGCGGCACCATCAAGCCCGGCCACCTGAACGGTGAGGACCTGACGATCGTCAGCGTCTTCGAGGCGGTTGGCGCGCGCGCCGCCGGCCGCATGGACCTGCCGACCTTCCAGGCCGTGGAGCGCGCCGCCTGCCCCGGCCCCGGCTCGTGCGGCGGCATGTACACGGCGAACACCATGTCGTCTGCCATAGAAGCCATGGGCATGAGCCTGCCCAACTCGAGCACCATGGCCGCCGTGGACGAGGAGAAGCGCGTAAGCGCGGCGGAGAGTGGGCGCGCGCTGCTGAAGCTCATCGAGCTCGAGCTGACGCCGCGCCGGATCATGACGCGCGAGGCCTTCGAGAACGCCATCCGCGTGATCATGGCGGTGGGCGGCAGCACCAACGCGGTCTTGCACCTCCTCGCCATCGCGCATGCCATGGACGTTCCCCTCACCATCGACGACTTCGAGAGGCTCCGCACGACCACGCCCGTGCTCTGCGACCTGAAGCCTTCGGGCCACTACGTGGCCACGGACCTTCACGCCGTCGGGGGCATCCCGCTCGTCATGAAGATGCTGCTGGAGGCGGGGCTACTTCACGGCGACTGCATTACTTGCACCGGCAAGACCGTTGCAGAGAACCTCGCCGGGGTGAGCGCTTCGCCGCCCGCCGGCCAGGACGTGGTGCACCCGTTCGACCGTCCCCTCTACCCCCACGGTCACCTGAACGTCCTGCGCGGCAACCTCGCACCTGAGGGCGCCGTGGCCAAGACCACCGGCCTCAGCCACACGAGGATCAGCGGTCCGGCCAGGGTCTTCGAGAGCGAGGAGGAGTGCCTGAGCGCGATCCTCGGCGACGAGATCAGGGCGGGCGACGTCATCGTCATCCGTTACGAGGGCCCCAGGGGCGGCCCGGGGATGCGCGAGATGCTCGCCCCCACCAGCGCCATAATCGGGCGCGGCCTGGCCGATTCGGTGGGCCTCATAACCGACGGGCGCTTCTCCGGGGGCACCTACGGCTTCGTGGTCGGCCACGTCGCGCCCGAGGCAGCGGTCGGCGGCCCCATCGCGCTGGTTCGAGAGGGCGACATCATCACCATCGACTCGGAGCACAACCTCATCCAGCTGGAGGTCGACGAGGCGGAGCTGGCGAGGCGCCGCGCCGCCTGGGTCCCACCGACGCCCCGCTACCAACGGGGCGTGCTGGCCAAGTACGCCAAACAGGTCTCGAGCGCGTCACTAGGGGCCGTCACGGACTGA